In one window of Episyrphus balteatus chromosome 3, idEpiBalt1.1, whole genome shotgun sequence DNA:
- the LOC129916552 gene encoding uncharacterized protein LOC129916552, producing the protein MGQMEQNRKKLAVLFALLLGSQLCIAQTGYNYPRPDVALGNTAPAIPSTSSGSSVRPSVGFQTAPSTGSGFSPSPNYGGTVGPTAPSFGFSTPQRPGSAFGGTGTGFGGSRSSSDITTTGFPNTSGIGKRPTIPSRSSGIYGTGSTGLGSQQQYSGGGDQFEGDYSAIPGEPGVNYPVYAEVPPTSFDCNQQQYPGYYSDVEAQCQVFHICALNRTYSFLCPNGTIFSQETLVCVWWNMFDCSSAPGLYANNAFIYDYLQPTEARPTTGGSYPGGGLSSQNRQQSGFQGSGRTTGTGGGGVFSGNVRPTVPNASFGGVTSGVTPVGTTAFPSGATGTGRFSGAANAPTAGAFPTGPPATAPAFGTTIRTGFSPIQDATFPSSQVSPTTANREYLPPRRP; encoded by the exons atgGGACAAATggaacagaatagaaaaaagctTGCAGTTTTATTTG cacTGCTGTTGGGAAGCCAATTATGTATA GCGCAAACTGGCTACAACTATCCCAGGCCGGATGTTGCTCTTGGCAATACAGCTCCCGCCATACCAAGTACATCGAGTGGAAGTTCAGTTCGACCATCAGTTGGATTTCAAACAGCACCCTCAACAGGGTCTGGTTTTTCTCCTAGCCCTAATTATGGCGGAACCGTAGGTCCAACTGCCCCATCATTTGGTTTTTCAACACCTCAAAGGCCTGGATCAGCTTTTGGAGGAACTGGCACCGGCTTCGGAGGTAGCCGTTCGTCTTCTGATATAACTACAACTGGTTTTCCAAATACCAGTGGAATAGGCAAGCGTCCTACCATTCCATCACGTTCTAGTGGAATCTATGGCACTGGATCAACTGGTCTTGGATCTCAACAACAATATTCAGGCGGTGGTGATCAATTTGAAGGAGATTACTCAGCAATTCCTGGTGAGCCTGGAGTCAACTATCCTGTTTATGCAGAAGTTCCACCAACATCATTTGACTGCAACCAACAGCAATATCCTGGATATTATTCCGATGTGGAAGCTCAATGTCAAGTCTTTCACATTTGTGCTCTTAATCGTACTTACTCATTTCTTTGCCCCAATGGAACTATTTTCAGCCAAGAGACACTCGTTTGTGTTTGGTGGAATATGTTTGATTGTTCTTCAGCTCCTGGTCTCTATGCAAATAACGCTTTCATTTATGATTACCTACAGCCAACAGAGGCTCGTCCAACTACAGGTGGATCATATCCTGGTGGTGGATTATCCAGTCAGAATCGACAACAAAGTGGCTTCCAGGGCAGTGGTAGAACAACTGGCACTGGAGGAGGTGGAGTATTCTCTGGAAATGTTCGACCCACTGTACCAAATGCTTCATTTGGTGGCGTTACAAGTGGTGTAACTCCTGTTGGAACTACGGCATTTCCCAGCGGTGCCACTGGAACCGGTCGATTTTCAGGTGCAGCTAATGCGCCCACTGCTGGAGCCTTTCCGACAGGCCCGCCTGCAACAGCACCAGCCTTCGGAACAACAATTCGCACCGGATTCTCGCCGATTCAAGATGCGACGTTCCCATCTTCACAGGTTTCTCCAACAACTGCTAACCGAGAATACTTGCCACCAAGACGACCTTAG
- the LOC129914799 gene encoding nucleolar complex protein 3 homolog, with amino-acid sequence MAVKKVKISNVKRTAHLKSKKKTLTKSQQQRANAKGAAKKQNIFNAPPKPSKKDLLLKRKSKYYNEPEPAEDEDDDQIVDNVMDMLDGDDLEYLEAAGANKQRKRKLADTTVDAESVGIESRYSAQNLKEKSDMKIQINLLPIKNRDGQIISRTTEVDYKPKPKIAKKDTDEKEEEDDEDDKSDYEDSDDDVLYDESVKPAPAQKLISTTDLLIHRQQEIERQKYRIGIICSGILEKPEDKMKNFNALFDLMEENNENGTPNLLTVRKVALLSITEIFKDILPEYRVGQVDTKMQTVRKATLERVTYENALLQQFKKFLQKLEKITASVTKRGGGRITPQTIKIAEVGVTCLCELLVAHPYFNYVQNIAQLLVYMLNCNFPRMREEVNKCFRTVFATDKKVDMTLYIIRRINHLIKARSNLVHLDMITCLLALKIKNVNLDAEKENELKQKKLESHRQRLLNLSKKERKRHKKLKELNKELEETKAEENKQSKHYKITEVVKMVFTIYFRILKNDPNSKALSACLEGLAEFAHVINLEYFSDLIDVLNNILETTELGYREQLHCIRTIFVILTGQGEVLNIDPIRFYGHFYRNLLAVHAGKNHEDFQIILRTLDDVLVKRRKNITQQRLLAFVKRLSTISMHLMHNGTLASLGTVKTIMQLTSMLEIILDTDTSVGSGRFDPELEDPEYCNASCTALYELTRLARHYHPTVRRVALHIANGVPATGDGSLPPEIGKLTPEEFFEKYDSSQMAFNPTIPVPRKSEPKIKKGKYNYVDVSFKSYYQSIMNEAKVLPRIQQNFDFFSNYEKGPDSFMEIDD; translated from the exons atggcagtg aaaaaagtaaaaatcagtaatgtaaaACGAACAGCCCATCtcaaatcgaaaaagaaaaccTTGACAAAATCGCAACAGCAAAGGGCCAATGCTAAAGGAGCCgcaaaaaagcaaaatatattCAATGCACCACCCAAACCTAGCAAAAAGGATTTATTGTTGAAACGCAAAAGCAAATATTACAATGAACCCGAACCAGCTGAAGACGAAGATGATGACCAAATTGTCGACAATGTCATGGACATGCTCGATGGAGATGATTTGGAATACCTTGAAGCAGCTGGTGCCAATAAACAACGTAAGAGAAAGCTTGCCGATACAACAGTTGATGCTGAATCGGTTGGCATTGAATCTCGTTATTCGGCACAGAATCTTAAAGAAAAGTCTGATATGAAAATTCAAATCAACTTGTTGCCAATCAAGAATCGCGATGGACAAATTATCAGTCGTACAACTGAAGTCGATTACAAGCCTAAACCGAAAATTGCTAAGAAAGACACAGATGAGAAAGAAGAGgaagatgatgaagatgatAAATCTGATTATGAAGATagcgatgatgatgttttgtaTGATGAGAGTGTAAAGCCAGCTCCAGCACAGAAATTGATTTCTACAACTGATTTGCTTATTCATCGTCAGCAAGAAATTGAAAGGCAAAAGTATCGAATTGGTATTATTTGTTCTGGTATTCTTGAGAAGCCTGAAGATAAGATGAAGAATTTTAATGCGCTGTTTGATTTAATGGAAGAAAACAATGAGAATGGGACACCAAACTTGTTGACTGTTCGTAAAGTGGCATTATTATCGATTACTGAAATTTTCAAGGACATTCTTCCAGAATATCGTGTTGGGCAGGTTGATACTAAGATGCAAACAG TGCGCAAAGCAACATTGGAGCGTGTTACATACGAAAATGCTCTTCTGCAGCAGTTcaagaaatttcttcaaaaacttgaaaaaattacaGCTTCTGTGACAAAGCGTGGTGGCGGTCGAATTACGCCACAAACAATTAAAATCGCCGAAGTCGGAGTAACATGCCTATGTGAACTGCTTGTAGCACATCCATATTTTAATTACGTCCAAAATATCGCTCAACTTTTGGTCTACATGCTCAATTGCAATTTCCCTCGTATGCGAGAGGAAGTCAACAAATGCTTCCGAACTGTTTTCGCAACAGATAAAAAGGTCGATATGACCTTGTATATTATAAGACGTATCAATCATCTAATAAAAGCAAGATCAAATTTGGTGCATTTGGATATGATTACGTGTTTGTTGGCtctgaaaatcaaaaatgttaacCTTGATGCAGAGAAAGAAAATGAGCTTAAAcagaaaaaattggaatcgcATAGGCAGCGATTGCTGAATTTATCTAAAAAAGAACGCAAACGTCATAAGAAGCTTAAGGAGCTTAACAAGGAACTAGAAGAGACAAAAGCTGAGGAGAATAAGCAATCGAAGCACTACAAAATAACCGAGGTCGTAAAAATGGTCTTCACCATTTACTTTAGGATATTAAAAAATGATCCGAATTCTAAAGCATTGAGTGCATGTTTGGAAGGACTTGCAGA atTTGCACATGTCATTAACTTGGAGTACTTCTCTGATCTGATTGATGTGCTTAATAACATCCTTGAAACTACAGAATTGGGTTACAGAGAGCAACTGCATTGCATTCGAACGATTTTTGTGATCTTGACAGGTCAAGGAGAAGTGCTTAACATCGATCCGATACGATTCTATGGCCATTTCTATAGAAATTTATTGGCAGTGCATGCAGGAAAGAACCACGAAGATTTCCAAATAATTCTTCGTACTCTTGATGATGTTTTAGTCAAACGACGTAAAAATATTACTCAACAGAGATTGTTGGCTTTTGTTAAGCGTTTGTCAACAATAAGTATGCATTTGATGCACAATGGAACATTAGCTTCGCTAGGAACTGTAAAGACCATAATGCAACTTACATCAATGTTGGAAATTATTCTGGATACAGATACGAGTGTGGGATCGGGACGTTTTGATCCAGAATTGGAAGATCCAGAATATTGCAATGCATCATGTACAGCATTGTACGAGCTAACAAGGCTCGCTCGACACTATCATCCAACAGTTAGAAGAGTTGCTTTGCATATAGCTAATGGAGTACCGGCAACCGGTGATGGAAGTCTTCCACCAGAAATtggaaaatt GACTCCTGAAgaattctttgaaaaatatgatagTTCACAAATGGCCTTCAATCCAACGATTCCAGTTCCAAGGAAATCggaaccaaaaatcaaaaaaggaaaatataatTATGTTGATGTTTCGTTTAAAAGCTATTACCAGTCAATAATGAATGAAGCTAAAGTTTTGCCTAGAATacagcaaaattttgatttcttttcaaattatGAAAAAGGTCCAGATagttttatggaaattgatgattag
- the LOC129915288 gene encoding G patch domain-containing protein 11 has translation MSSDEDDYMSDAFLNGLTEVRPSLIQDRGKKRQVQIEAKKVEFNKKPKINQSNERLQEGLKCPIESENKGFKLLAKMGYKPGDSLGKSSTSGIKEPIGINVKSDRSGFGREAALKEIETKRREIRAKHLQRQINEPEVTPEEYRRRMTEKAQERFVESALRKCQKSCEDLDHKANVDEPHLKWFWPDRTPPPAEDDKSEAVEEEDEEDDDAFEYSAAEKLEMLTSYMRTSYNYCHWCGVHYKDLDDLDSNCPGLTKDDH, from the exons atgtcttCAGACGAAGATGACTACATGTCCGATGCATTTCTTAATGG ATTAACCGAAGTCCGTCCAAGTCTCATCCAAGATCGTGGAAAAAAACGTCAAGTTCAAATTGAAGCCAAAAAGGtagaatttaacaaaaaaccaaaaatcaatcaAAGCAATGAACGTCTGCAAGAAGGTCTAAAATGTCCAATTGAAAGCGAGAACAAGGGCTTTAAACTATTGGCCAAAATGGGTTACAAGCCAGGAGATTCACTTGGAAAATCTTCAACTTCTGGCATAAAAGAACCAATTGGTATCAATGTAAAGTCAGACCGTAGTGGATTTGGCAGAGAAGCTGCTTTGAAAGAAATTGAAACCAAGAGACGAGAAATTCGTGCTAAACACTTACAACGCCAAATAAACGAACCAGAAGTAACTCCGGAAGAATATCGACGACGAATGACTGAAAAGGCACAGGAGCGTTTCGTAGAGAGTGCATTAAG aaaatgtcaaaaatcttGCGAAGATCTTGACCACAAAGCAAATGTTGATGAACCACATTTAAAGTGGTTCTGGCCGGATAGAACTCCCCCACCAGCTGAAGATGATAAATCTGAAGCTGTAGAAGAGGAAGACGAAGAAGATGATGACGCTTTCGAGTATTCTGCAGCTGAAAAACTAGAAATGCTAACCAGTTATATGCGCACATCCTACAACTATTGCCATTGGTGTGGCGTCCATTACAAAGACTTGGACGACTTGGATAGCAATTGTCCTGGTCTAACAAAAGATGACCATTAg